The Algoriphagus sanaruensis genome window below encodes:
- a CDS encoding purine-nucleoside phosphorylase, producing the protein MDYLNQIQEAVSFIQSRFSKSVDLGVILGTGLGSLGNQIDVECEINYEDIPHFPISTVESHSGKLLFGTISGKPVVAMKGRFHYYEGYAMKEVTFPVRVMKYLGVKTLLVSNASGGLNPNQEVGDVMIISDHINLFSENPLRGKNYEELGPRFPDMSQAYSKRLIELALQIGKENGVKLHTGVYCGVEGPNLETPAEYKYLRIIGGDAVGMSTVPEVLVARHMGMEVFGISAITDLGVEGKIHEVSLADVIAAAGKAEPVMSLVMRELVTNM; encoded by the coding sequence ATGGACTACCTCAATCAAATTCAAGAAGCTGTTTCATTTATTCAATCTCGTTTTTCCAAGTCTGTAGATTTGGGAGTCATTCTGGGAACTGGACTCGGAAGCCTCGGAAATCAAATCGATGTGGAATGTGAAATTAACTATGAGGATATTCCTCATTTTCCGATTTCTACTGTAGAAAGTCATTCTGGAAAATTGCTCTTCGGGACTATTTCTGGTAAACCTGTTGTAGCAATGAAAGGTAGATTTCACTACTATGAGGGGTATGCCATGAAGGAAGTAACCTTCCCCGTTCGGGTGATGAAATACCTCGGTGTAAAAACGCTGTTGGTTTCGAATGCTTCAGGAGGTTTGAATCCGAATCAGGAAGTGGGCGATGTGATGATCATCAGTGATCACATTAACCTATTCTCTGAAAACCCCCTTCGTGGGAAAAATTATGAGGAGCTCGGACCTAGATTTCCCGATATGAGTCAAGCCTATTCCAAACGACTAATTGAACTGGCACTTCAAATCGGGAAAGAGAATGGTGTCAAGTTACATACAGGCGTGTATTGTGGTGTGGAAGGCCCAAATCTCGAAACACCTGCTGAATACAAATACTTACGAATCATTGGTGGAGATGCCGTAGGGATGAGCACAGTACCGGAAGTCCTAGTGGCAAGACATATGGGGATGGAAGTATTTGGAATTTCCGCGATTACTGATTTGGGTGTGGAGGGAAAAATTCATGAAGTTTCACTCGCTGATGTAATTGCCGCCGCCGGAAAGGCCGAACCCGTCATGAGTCTAGTCATGAGGGAGTTGGTAACAAATATGTAA